DNA from Candidatus Angelobacter sp.:
ATTCAGTCTAGCTGCCGTTATTTCTCTTTTTCACGATTCTATTGTAGTTTTAGGATTTTTTTCAGTTTTTTATGGATTTTTACCTTTATCTTTAGAGATGGATCAATCTTTTATTGCCTCAATATTCACTATCATTGTTTATTCAATAAATGATAAAGTAATTGTCTATGATAGGATTAGAAGAGAAATTAGAAGAGTGAAAAATATATCTTTTCATGATGTAGTCAATCAAGCAATTTGCAGAACTTTAAGTAGAACCATTAAAACCTACTTAATTAGAGTCTTTGTCCTATTTATTATTTTCCTATTTGGAGGAAAGCCTAACTTTATGTTTGCTATTTTTTTTGGAATTATCGTTGCTCCGTATTCTTCAATATTTATATCTCCCACACTAATGTATGAGTTACGTAAATAAATAAGAAAATGGAAATATTATTTATTAGTTCTGAGGATACTTTCATTATTATATTTTTTGCTGTTTTAATCTTTGGTCCCAAAAAAATACCAGAAATTGCCCGAAGCCTAGGGTTGGGCGTAAAATATATTCAAAAAGCTATTCAAGAAATCAAAGAAGAGATTTACAAAGAATAGATAAACTGTTAAGTGGATCTAAATTCTGCGCCTAATTTTTTTATAAATTTATCTTGTAATTTTTCCATTGTCTCATTAATTACACTGTTTATCAAAGTTTTCCTTTCATCGCCCATGTAAAATCTGAAAGCATAAGATTTTTTACCTTTTGGTACTTGTTCTCCTTTATAAACATCAAAAACCTCTATTTTCTTAATAAAGTTTTTTTCCTCTGATCTAACAACTTGAATAAGTTGTTCAAAAGAAATTCTATGGTCGATAAAGAAAGACAAATCTCTTTTTGCTAATGGATATTTTGTAGCTTCTATGAAAAAAACTCTTCTTTTCTTCATAAGTAGCATAAAATTTTTCCAAAAAAATTCTGAATAAAAAACTTTTAGATGTAATTTTTTCACTAAGTGCTTATTTACTTTACCGATTTCCACTATCGGAAGTTCTTTTTTTTTTATTAAAATACTTTTCTCAAAAAATAAATGATCTGAAATAATAATCTGGGTTAAGTTCTTATACAGCCCCCCCATCTTAAGTATTTGTTCTACAATTCCTTTCATTATAGAAAAAGAATAATCAATATTTCTTCCTGAAAAAATAAGCCCAAGTCTAGGGTCTTCTAAATATTTATTTTTCTCTTTATAGTAAATTTTACCCCATTCAAAAAATTTTAAGTTCATGTTTTTTCGGCGAAAGTTATTAGCAACATTTTCAAGAAGACCAAATAATAGGGAGAAGCGCATTATCGAAATATCTTTATTCAAAGGGTTCGCAATTTTTATCACTGATTTTCCTTTCTTTTCCATGTACTTTGAAGTTTCATTTTTTGTAAAAGACAGGTTTATACTTTCGTAAAAACCATTAGAAATTAATAATTTCGAAACATTACCTTCAATATTAAGAGAAATATCTTTTATTGATGAAATATCTTTTATTGATATTGAAAAATTTTTTTTTCCATAATTTGGAATACGATTATATCCATAAATACGAAGGATTTCTTCTATAATATCTTCTTCCCATCTAAGATTGAAACGATAAGGTGGAATTGAAAGTTTCCATAAATTTCCACATTCTGAAAGAATTTGTATCTCTAGAAGTTTTAAAATTTTTTTTGTTTCTTTTTCAGAAATTTTACCCCCAAAAAAAGTATTTATTTTTTGAGGTCGAAAAATAACTTCAAAGTTAGGGATAATATAAGGATATATATCAATGATTTCTGACGAAATTTTTCCTTTTCCAAATTCCTGTATCATTAAAGCTGCTCGTTTAATCCCGTTAACGGTATTATCTGGATCTACTCCTCGTTCAAAGCGAAAAGAATATTCAGTATTTAATCCGTGTTTTTTAGCACTTTTACGGATGCTAATTGGATCAAAATAAGCACTCTCAATAAATATATTTTTACTTCTAGGTCCCACTGTATAATGTGCACTTTCAAGTATTCCAGCAATACATATAGGAGTTTGTCCATCAAAAATGACTAAGTCATCAGTATCCAATTTTTTTATAGATCCATTAAACGTTTCGAATAAGACATTTTTTTTGGGGGATTTAATCCTAATCTTTCTACTTTTTATTAGGTCAGCATCAAAGGCTTGGAGTGGTTGTCCTATTTCATGCATTACAAAATTTGTAATATCAATAATATTGTTTATTGGAATTGATCCAATAGATTTCAAATAATTCTGCATCCATTTTGGAGAGGAAGTTACTTTTACTCCAGAAAATACCATACAAGAATATCGTAAACATTTTCTTCCTTCTTCCAAGTAAACGCTGAAATCATATTTTTTATCCATTTTACAATCAATTATTGGAGGTTTTATTAATTTAACTTTAAATCCTCTAAATGTTAAAGCAACATAAAGATCTCTAGCGATTCCGTAATGGCTCATTGAGTAAAAGCAATTAGGGGGAAATTCAATTTCTATATTTTCATTTTCTTCGATTCTTTCCACATTTAATCCTATGTCAGTTAAAACTTCTGATATTTTTTGAATATCTAAACTACTTTTTAGATAATTTTTTAGCCATTTATAAGATATTTTCATCATAAATTATTTAAATTAAAGGATTTAGGTAAATAAGCATAACGAGCATAAGTTAAAAACCCTGCTATATTTGGTTCAGTCATTTCAATACTTATCTTTTTAGATCAGAAATTTGTATAAACAGGCTTTATATCTAAGACATTTTTAGAATAGGCGTTTAATTGAGTTAATTAATAATCTGGATATGTAACTTCAATAAGTTTATTATTAAAGAATAATTTTGATTAATGTTTAAATTGAGATTTCTGATTAGATTTAGTACCTTATACTAGAAGGTGAGCATATGTGGAGAGTAAGCATTTTAGAGCTGGGCTTTTGTAGCGTGAGGTGGAATCGAACCACCGCCCTTCGGTTTATGAATCCGAAGCTCTTCCATCTGAGCTATCACGCCATTAAAAATAATTTAAAAATTATTATATATTTTTTAAAATATATTATATTTATTAAAAATATAAAATTATATGATTATATTCAATCATCAAAAATTCTTTATTTTTTTTATTCATTTTTCAGTAATTTTTTTACTACATGTTTTTATCCAAAATTGCTATATTAGTAAAAAAGATGATAGCCGATGTAGCTCAGTTGGTTAGAGCACGTGATTTGTAATCTCGGGGCGAGGGTTCGATTCCTTCCTTCGGCTCTTTAGGGGAGATACTCAAGTGGCTTAAGAGGGCAGACTGTAAATCTGTTGACAAATGTCTACGCAGGTTCGAATCCTGCTCTCCCTATACCCTATATGCGGGAGTAGCTCATATGGTAGAGCGTCATCCTTCCAAGTTGAAAGTAGCGGGTTCGAATCCCGCCTCCCGCTCCATAGCCGATGTAGCTCAGATGGAAGAGCGCTTTCTTGGTAAGAA
Protein-coding regions in this window:
- a CDS encoding twin-arginine translocase TatA/TatE family subunit encodes the protein MEILFISSEDTFIIIFFAVLIFGPKKIPEIARSLGLGVKYIQKAIQEIKEEIYKE
- the pheT gene encoding phenylalanine--tRNA ligase subunit beta — its product is MKISYKWLKNYLKSSLDIQKISEVLTDIGLNVERIEENENIEIEFPPNCFYSMSHYGIARDLYVALTFRGFKVKLIKPPIIDCKMDKKYDFSVYLEEGRKCLRYSCMVFSGVKVTSSPKWMQNYLKSIGSIPINNIIDITNFVMHEIGQPLQAFDADLIKSRKIRIKSPKKNVLFETFNGSIKKLDTDDLVIFDGQTPICIAGILESAHYTVGPRSKNIFIESAYFDPISIRKSAKKHGLNTEYSFRFERGVDPDNTVNGIKRAALMIQEFGKGKISSEIIDIYPYIIPNFEVIFRPQKINTFFGGKISEKETKKILKLLEIQILSECGNLWKLSIPPYRFNLRWEEDIIEEILRIYGYNRIPNYGKKNFSISIKDISSIKDISLNIEGNVSKLLISNGFYESINLSFTKNETSKYMEKKGKSVIKIANPLNKDISIMRFSLLFGLLENVANNFRRKNMNLKFFEWGKIYYKEKNKYLEDPRLGLIFSGRNIDYSFSIMKGIVEQILKMGGLYKNLTQIIISDHLFFEKSILIKKKELPIVEIGKVNKHLVKKLHLKVFYSEFFWKNFMLLMKKRRVFFIEATKYPLAKRDLSFFIDHRISFEQLIQVVRSEEKNFIKKIEVFDVYKGEQVPKGKKSYAFRFYMGDERKTLINSVINETMEKLQDKFIKKLGAEFRST